A genomic segment from Leopardus geoffroyi isolate Oge1 chromosome A2, O.geoffroyi_Oge1_pat1.0, whole genome shotgun sequence encodes:
- the CCDC159 gene encoding coiled-coil domain-containing protein 159 isoform X2, with translation MRWCPHGIKFQRHSWGLALRSLRGEHEQVDPDYSLPCSSSPLPSNVCVPANGKCDKYWDSSSDKTLDYTIHWSRTPEPEILGPAASENTVRSIDWRPGRDSGPQSCGSPLIQSPDSQEQCNDQDLKKHQSIAKKPLEASSPKVKVKSTMMIPDSQKHLRCELESLKSQLQAQTKAFEFLNHSVTMLEKESCLQQIKIQQLEEVLSPMSRQAEKERHKWGVEQGRQELYGALAQGLQGLQRTLRDSEEVQRARTTRCLQLLAQEIRDRLHCPLSKKFLWEELELVREEVTFIYQKLQAQEDEITENLMNIKKVQKTQVKCRKVLTKMKQQGHETSRWPETEEMPPGGSGSWRDDLQKELSDIWSAVHLLENSFDGFTMSAGGCPRAWNLRGYKEHRCLSPPFPSWDSDSDSDQNPSQPPFNKSHSFPPA, from the exons ATGCGATGGTGTCCCCACGGGATCAAATTTCAGCGTCACAGCTGGGGACTGGCTTTGCGGTCCCTGaggggagagcatgagcaggtg GACCCTGACtactctctgccctgctcctcaTCTCCCTTGCCCTCCAACGTGTGTGTGCCTGCTAACGGGAAGTGTGACAAGTACTGGG ACTCTTCCTCAGACAAGACCTTGGACTATACAATTCACTGGTCCAGGACCCCAGAGCCAGAGATCTTGGGGCCAGCTGCTTCTGAGAACACAGTGCGGAGTATAGACTGGAGGCCTGGGAGGGACTCAGGGCCTCAGTCGTGTGGGTCTCCTCTCATCCAGAGCCCAGACTCACAGGAGCAGTGTAATGACCAGGACCTGAAGAAGCATCAGAGCATCGCTAAG AAGCCCTTGGAGGCCAGCTCTCCCAAAGTCAAAG TTAAGTCCACCATGATGATTCCTGACTCCCAGAAGCACCTGCGATGCGAGCTGGAGTCACTCAAGAGCCAGCTACAGGCCCAGACCAAG GCTTTCGAGTTCCTAAACCACTCCGTGACTATGTTGGAGAAGGAGAGCTGCCTGCAGCAAATCAAGATCCAACAGCTTGAAG AGGTGCTGAGCCCCATGAGCCGCCAGGCAGAGAAGGAGCGACACAAGTGGGGCGTGGAGCAGGGACGGCAGGAGCTGTATGGGGCCCTGGCTCAAGGCCTGCAAGGGCTACAGAGGACCCTGCGTGACAGTGAGGAGGTACAGAGGGCCCGCACCACTCGCTGTCTGCAGCTGCTGGCCCAGGAGATCCGGGACAG GCTGCACTGTCCCCTCAGCAAGAAGTTCCTGTGGGAGGAGCTGGAACTGGTGCGGGAGGAGGTGACCTTCATCTATCAGAAGCTCC AGGCTCAGGAGGACGAGATCACGGAGAACCTGATGAACATCAAGAAGGTGCAGAAGACACAGGTGAAGTGCCGCAAG GTCCTGACCAAGATGAAGCAGCAGGGGCATGAGACCTCCCGCTGGCCGGAGACTGAGGAGATGCCACCAGGAGGCAGTGGCTCCTGGAGGGATGACCTCCAAAAGGAGCTGAGTGACATATG GTCCGCCGTGCATTTGCTGGAGAACTCCTTTGATGGCTTCACCATGTCCGCAGGGGGCTGCCCCAGGGCCTGGAACCTCAGGG GCTACAAGGAGCACCGATGCCTGAGCCCTCCGTTCCCCTCCTGGGACTCGGACTCAGACTCAGACCAGAACCCTTCCCAGCCACCGTTCAACAAGAGCCACTCCTTCCCACCTG CCTGA
- the CCDC159 gene encoding coiled-coil domain-containing protein 159 isoform X4, translated as MRWCPHGIKFQRHSWGLALRSLRGEHEQVDPDYSLPCSSSPLPSNVCVPANGKCDKYWDSSSDKTLDYTIHWSRTPEPEILGPAASENTVRSIDWRPGRDSGPQSCGSPLIQSPDSQEQCNDQDLKKHQSIAKKPLEASSPKVKVKSTMMIPDSQKHLRCELESLKSQLQAQTKAFEFLNHSVTMLEKESCLQQIKIQQLEEVLSPMSRQAEKERHKWGVEQGRQELYGALAQGLQGLQRTLRDSEEVQRARTTRCLQLLAQEIRDSKKFLWEELELVREEVTFIYQKLQAQEDEITENLMNIKKVQKTQVKCRKVLTKMKQQGHETSRWPETEEMPPGGSGSWRDDLQKELSDIWSAVHLLENSFDGFTMSAGGCPRAWNLRGYKEHRCLSPPFPSWDSDSDSDQNPSQPPFNKSHSFPPA; from the exons ATGCGATGGTGTCCCCACGGGATCAAATTTCAGCGTCACAGCTGGGGACTGGCTTTGCGGTCCCTGaggggagagcatgagcaggtg GACCCTGACtactctctgccctgctcctcaTCTCCCTTGCCCTCCAACGTGTGTGTGCCTGCTAACGGGAAGTGTGACAAGTACTGGG ACTCTTCCTCAGACAAGACCTTGGACTATACAATTCACTGGTCCAGGACCCCAGAGCCAGAGATCTTGGGGCCAGCTGCTTCTGAGAACACAGTGCGGAGTATAGACTGGAGGCCTGGGAGGGACTCAGGGCCTCAGTCGTGTGGGTCTCCTCTCATCCAGAGCCCAGACTCACAGGAGCAGTGTAATGACCAGGACCTGAAGAAGCATCAGAGCATCGCTAAG AAGCCCTTGGAGGCCAGCTCTCCCAAAGTCAAAG TTAAGTCCACCATGATGATTCCTGACTCCCAGAAGCACCTGCGATGCGAGCTGGAGTCACTCAAGAGCCAGCTACAGGCCCAGACCAAG GCTTTCGAGTTCCTAAACCACTCCGTGACTATGTTGGAGAAGGAGAGCTGCCTGCAGCAAATCAAGATCCAACAGCTTGAAG AGGTGCTGAGCCCCATGAGCCGCCAGGCAGAGAAGGAGCGACACAAGTGGGGCGTGGAGCAGGGACGGCAGGAGCTGTATGGGGCCCTGGCTCAAGGCCTGCAAGGGCTACAGAGGACCCTGCGTGACAGTGAGGAGGTACAGAGGGCCCGCACCACTCGCTGTCTGCAGCTGCTGGCCCAGGAGATCCGGGACAG CAAGAAGTTCCTGTGGGAGGAGCTGGAACTGGTGCGGGAGGAGGTGACCTTCATCTATCAGAAGCTCC AGGCTCAGGAGGACGAGATCACGGAGAACCTGATGAACATCAAGAAGGTGCAGAAGACACAGGTGAAGTGCCGCAAG GTCCTGACCAAGATGAAGCAGCAGGGGCATGAGACCTCCCGCTGGCCGGAGACTGAGGAGATGCCACCAGGAGGCAGTGGCTCCTGGAGGGATGACCTCCAAAAGGAGCTGAGTGACATATG GTCCGCCGTGCATTTGCTGGAGAACTCCTTTGATGGCTTCACCATGTCCGCAGGGGGCTGCCCCAGGGCCTGGAACCTCAGGG GCTACAAGGAGCACCGATGCCTGAGCCCTCCGTTCCCCTCCTGGGACTCGGACTCAGACTCAGACCAGAACCCTTCCCAGCCACCGTTCAACAAGAGCCACTCCTTCCCACCTG CCTGA
- the CCDC159 gene encoding coiled-coil domain-containing protein 159 isoform X1, protein MRWCPHGIKFQRHSWGLALRSLRGEHEQVDPDYSLPCSSSPLPSNVCVPANGKCDKYWDSSSDKTLDYTIHWSRTPEPEILGPAASENTVRSIDWRPGRDSGPQSCGSPLIQSPDSQEQCNDQDLKKHQSIAKKPLEASSPKVKVKSTMMIPDSQKHLRCELESLKSQLQAQTKAFEFLNHSVTMLEKESCLQQIKIQQLEVSSAEVLSPMSRQAEKERHKWGVEQGRQELYGALAQGLQGLQRTLRDSEEVQRARTTRCLQLLAQEIRDRLHCPLSKKFLWEELELVREEVTFIYQKLQAQEDEITENLMNIKKVQKTQVKCRKVLTKMKQQGHETSRWPETEEMPPGGSGSWRDDLQKELSDIWSAVHLLENSFDGFTMSAGGCPRAWNLRGYKEHRCLSPPFPSWDSDSDSDQNPSQPPFNKSHSFPPA, encoded by the exons ATGCGATGGTGTCCCCACGGGATCAAATTTCAGCGTCACAGCTGGGGACTGGCTTTGCGGTCCCTGaggggagagcatgagcaggtg GACCCTGACtactctctgccctgctcctcaTCTCCCTTGCCCTCCAACGTGTGTGTGCCTGCTAACGGGAAGTGTGACAAGTACTGGG ACTCTTCCTCAGACAAGACCTTGGACTATACAATTCACTGGTCCAGGACCCCAGAGCCAGAGATCTTGGGGCCAGCTGCTTCTGAGAACACAGTGCGGAGTATAGACTGGAGGCCTGGGAGGGACTCAGGGCCTCAGTCGTGTGGGTCTCCTCTCATCCAGAGCCCAGACTCACAGGAGCAGTGTAATGACCAGGACCTGAAGAAGCATCAGAGCATCGCTAAG AAGCCCTTGGAGGCCAGCTCTCCCAAAGTCAAAG TTAAGTCCACCATGATGATTCCTGACTCCCAGAAGCACCTGCGATGCGAGCTGGAGTCACTCAAGAGCCAGCTACAGGCCCAGACCAAG GCTTTCGAGTTCCTAAACCACTCCGTGACTATGTTGGAGAAGGAGAGCTGCCTGCAGCAAATCAAGATCCAACAGCTTGAAG TCTCATCTGCAGAGGTGCTGAGCCCCATGAGCCGCCAGGCAGAGAAGGAGCGACACAAGTGGGGCGTGGAGCAGGGACGGCAGGAGCTGTATGGGGCCCTGGCTCAAGGCCTGCAAGGGCTACAGAGGACCCTGCGTGACAGTGAGGAGGTACAGAGGGCCCGCACCACTCGCTGTCTGCAGCTGCTGGCCCAGGAGATCCGGGACAG GCTGCACTGTCCCCTCAGCAAGAAGTTCCTGTGGGAGGAGCTGGAACTGGTGCGGGAGGAGGTGACCTTCATCTATCAGAAGCTCC AGGCTCAGGAGGACGAGATCACGGAGAACCTGATGAACATCAAGAAGGTGCAGAAGACACAGGTGAAGTGCCGCAAG GTCCTGACCAAGATGAAGCAGCAGGGGCATGAGACCTCCCGCTGGCCGGAGACTGAGGAGATGCCACCAGGAGGCAGTGGCTCCTGGAGGGATGACCTCCAAAAGGAGCTGAGTGACATATG GTCCGCCGTGCATTTGCTGGAGAACTCCTTTGATGGCTTCACCATGTCCGCAGGGGGCTGCCCCAGGGCCTGGAACCTCAGGG GCTACAAGGAGCACCGATGCCTGAGCCCTCCGTTCCCCTCCTGGGACTCGGACTCAGACTCAGACCAGAACCCTTCCCAGCCACCGTTCAACAAGAGCCACTCCTTCCCACCTG CCTGA
- the CCDC159 gene encoding coiled-coil domain-containing protein 159 isoform X3: protein MRWCPHGIKFQRHSWGLALRSLRGEHEQVDPDYSLPCSSSPLPSNVCVPANGKCDKYWDSSSDKTLDYTIHWSRTPEPEILGPAASENTVRSIDWRPGRDSGPQSCGSPLIQSPDSQEQCNDQDLKKHQSIAKKPLEASSPKVKVKSTMMIPDSQKHLRCELESLKSQLQAQTKAFEFLNHSVTMLEKESCLQQIKIQQLEVSSAEVLSPMSRQAEKERHKWGVEQGRQELYGALAQGLQGLQRTLRDSEEVQRARTTRCLQLLAQEIRDSKKFLWEELELVREEVTFIYQKLQAQEDEITENLMNIKKVQKTQVKCRKVLTKMKQQGHETSRWPETEEMPPGGSGSWRDDLQKELSDIWSAVHLLENSFDGFTMSAGGCPRAWNLRGYKEHRCLSPPFPSWDSDSDSDQNPSQPPFNKSHSFPPA, encoded by the exons ATGCGATGGTGTCCCCACGGGATCAAATTTCAGCGTCACAGCTGGGGACTGGCTTTGCGGTCCCTGaggggagagcatgagcaggtg GACCCTGACtactctctgccctgctcctcaTCTCCCTTGCCCTCCAACGTGTGTGTGCCTGCTAACGGGAAGTGTGACAAGTACTGGG ACTCTTCCTCAGACAAGACCTTGGACTATACAATTCACTGGTCCAGGACCCCAGAGCCAGAGATCTTGGGGCCAGCTGCTTCTGAGAACACAGTGCGGAGTATAGACTGGAGGCCTGGGAGGGACTCAGGGCCTCAGTCGTGTGGGTCTCCTCTCATCCAGAGCCCAGACTCACAGGAGCAGTGTAATGACCAGGACCTGAAGAAGCATCAGAGCATCGCTAAG AAGCCCTTGGAGGCCAGCTCTCCCAAAGTCAAAG TTAAGTCCACCATGATGATTCCTGACTCCCAGAAGCACCTGCGATGCGAGCTGGAGTCACTCAAGAGCCAGCTACAGGCCCAGACCAAG GCTTTCGAGTTCCTAAACCACTCCGTGACTATGTTGGAGAAGGAGAGCTGCCTGCAGCAAATCAAGATCCAACAGCTTGAAG TCTCATCTGCAGAGGTGCTGAGCCCCATGAGCCGCCAGGCAGAGAAGGAGCGACACAAGTGGGGCGTGGAGCAGGGACGGCAGGAGCTGTATGGGGCCCTGGCTCAAGGCCTGCAAGGGCTACAGAGGACCCTGCGTGACAGTGAGGAGGTACAGAGGGCCCGCACCACTCGCTGTCTGCAGCTGCTGGCCCAGGAGATCCGGGACAG CAAGAAGTTCCTGTGGGAGGAGCTGGAACTGGTGCGGGAGGAGGTGACCTTCATCTATCAGAAGCTCC AGGCTCAGGAGGACGAGATCACGGAGAACCTGATGAACATCAAGAAGGTGCAGAAGACACAGGTGAAGTGCCGCAAG GTCCTGACCAAGATGAAGCAGCAGGGGCATGAGACCTCCCGCTGGCCGGAGACTGAGGAGATGCCACCAGGAGGCAGTGGCTCCTGGAGGGATGACCTCCAAAAGGAGCTGAGTGACATATG GTCCGCCGTGCATTTGCTGGAGAACTCCTTTGATGGCTTCACCATGTCCGCAGGGGGCTGCCCCAGGGCCTGGAACCTCAGGG GCTACAAGGAGCACCGATGCCTGAGCCCTCCGTTCCCCTCCTGGGACTCGGACTCAGACTCAGACCAGAACCCTTCCCAGCCACCGTTCAACAAGAGCCACTCCTTCCCACCTG CCTGA
- the CCDC159 gene encoding coiled-coil domain-containing protein 159 isoform X7 yields MRWCPHGIKFQRHSWGLALRSLRGEHEQVVCDSSSDKTLDYTIHWSRTPEPEILGPAASENTVRSIDWRPGRDSGPQSCGSPLIQSPDSQEQCNDQDLKKHQSIAKKPLEASSPKVKVKSTMMIPDSQKHLRCELESLKSQLQAQTKAFEFLNHSVTMLEKESCLQQIKIQQLEVSSAEVLSPMSRQAEKERHKWGVEQGRQELYGALAQGLQGLQRTLRDSEEVQRARTTRCLQLLAQEIRDRLHCPLSKKFLWEELELVREEVTFIYQKLQAQEDEITENLMNIKKVQKTQVKCRKVLTKMKQQGHETSRWPETEEMPPGGSGSWRDDLQKELSDIWSAVHLLENSFDGFTMSAGGCPRAWNLRGYKEHRCLSPPFPSWDSDSDSDQNPSQPPFNKSHSFPPA; encoded by the exons ATGCGATGGTGTCCCCACGGGATCAAATTTCAGCGTCACAGCTGGGGACTGGCTTTGCGGTCCCTGaggggagagcatgagcaggtggtATGTG ACTCTTCCTCAGACAAGACCTTGGACTATACAATTCACTGGTCCAGGACCCCAGAGCCAGAGATCTTGGGGCCAGCTGCTTCTGAGAACACAGTGCGGAGTATAGACTGGAGGCCTGGGAGGGACTCAGGGCCTCAGTCGTGTGGGTCTCCTCTCATCCAGAGCCCAGACTCACAGGAGCAGTGTAATGACCAGGACCTGAAGAAGCATCAGAGCATCGCTAAG AAGCCCTTGGAGGCCAGCTCTCCCAAAGTCAAAG TTAAGTCCACCATGATGATTCCTGACTCCCAGAAGCACCTGCGATGCGAGCTGGAGTCACTCAAGAGCCAGCTACAGGCCCAGACCAAG GCTTTCGAGTTCCTAAACCACTCCGTGACTATGTTGGAGAAGGAGAGCTGCCTGCAGCAAATCAAGATCCAACAGCTTGAAG TCTCATCTGCAGAGGTGCTGAGCCCCATGAGCCGCCAGGCAGAGAAGGAGCGACACAAGTGGGGCGTGGAGCAGGGACGGCAGGAGCTGTATGGGGCCCTGGCTCAAGGCCTGCAAGGGCTACAGAGGACCCTGCGTGACAGTGAGGAGGTACAGAGGGCCCGCACCACTCGCTGTCTGCAGCTGCTGGCCCAGGAGATCCGGGACAG GCTGCACTGTCCCCTCAGCAAGAAGTTCCTGTGGGAGGAGCTGGAACTGGTGCGGGAGGAGGTGACCTTCATCTATCAGAAGCTCC AGGCTCAGGAGGACGAGATCACGGAGAACCTGATGAACATCAAGAAGGTGCAGAAGACACAGGTGAAGTGCCGCAAG GTCCTGACCAAGATGAAGCAGCAGGGGCATGAGACCTCCCGCTGGCCGGAGACTGAGGAGATGCCACCAGGAGGCAGTGGCTCCTGGAGGGATGACCTCCAAAAGGAGCTGAGTGACATATG GTCCGCCGTGCATTTGCTGGAGAACTCCTTTGATGGCTTCACCATGTCCGCAGGGGGCTGCCCCAGGGCCTGGAACCTCAGGG GCTACAAGGAGCACCGATGCCTGAGCCCTCCGTTCCCCTCCTGGGACTCGGACTCAGACTCAGACCAGAACCCTTCCCAGCCACCGTTCAACAAGAGCCACTCCTTCCCACCTG CCTGA
- the CCDC159 gene encoding coiled-coil domain-containing protein 159 isoform X5, translated as MSRCDPLLAGLPQDPDYSLPCSSSPLPSNVCVPANGKCDKYWDSSSDKTLDYTIHWSRTPEPEILGPAASENTVRSIDWRPGRDSGPQSCGSPLIQSPDSQEQCNDQDLKKHQSIAKKPLEASSPKVKVKSTMMIPDSQKHLRCELESLKSQLQAQTKAFEFLNHSVTMLEKESCLQQIKIQQLEVSSAEVLSPMSRQAEKERHKWGVEQGRQELYGALAQGLQGLQRTLRDSEEVQRARTTRCLQLLAQEIRDRLHCPLSKKFLWEELELVREEVTFIYQKLQAQEDEITENLMNIKKVQKTQVKCRKVLTKMKQQGHETSRWPETEEMPPGGSGSWRDDLQKELSDIWSAVHLLENSFDGFTMSAGGCPRAWNLRGYKEHRCLSPPFPSWDSDSDSDQNPSQPPFNKSHSFPPA; from the exons atgagcaggtg CGACCCTCTCCTGGCTGGCCTACCCCAGGACCCTGACtactctctgccctgctcctcaTCTCCCTTGCCCTCCAACGTGTGTGTGCCTGCTAACGGGAAGTGTGACAAGTACTGGG ACTCTTCCTCAGACAAGACCTTGGACTATACAATTCACTGGTCCAGGACCCCAGAGCCAGAGATCTTGGGGCCAGCTGCTTCTGAGAACACAGTGCGGAGTATAGACTGGAGGCCTGGGAGGGACTCAGGGCCTCAGTCGTGTGGGTCTCCTCTCATCCAGAGCCCAGACTCACAGGAGCAGTGTAATGACCAGGACCTGAAGAAGCATCAGAGCATCGCTAAG AAGCCCTTGGAGGCCAGCTCTCCCAAAGTCAAAG TTAAGTCCACCATGATGATTCCTGACTCCCAGAAGCACCTGCGATGCGAGCTGGAGTCACTCAAGAGCCAGCTACAGGCCCAGACCAAG GCTTTCGAGTTCCTAAACCACTCCGTGACTATGTTGGAGAAGGAGAGCTGCCTGCAGCAAATCAAGATCCAACAGCTTGAAG TCTCATCTGCAGAGGTGCTGAGCCCCATGAGCCGCCAGGCAGAGAAGGAGCGACACAAGTGGGGCGTGGAGCAGGGACGGCAGGAGCTGTATGGGGCCCTGGCTCAAGGCCTGCAAGGGCTACAGAGGACCCTGCGTGACAGTGAGGAGGTACAGAGGGCCCGCACCACTCGCTGTCTGCAGCTGCTGGCCCAGGAGATCCGGGACAG GCTGCACTGTCCCCTCAGCAAGAAGTTCCTGTGGGAGGAGCTGGAACTGGTGCGGGAGGAGGTGACCTTCATCTATCAGAAGCTCC AGGCTCAGGAGGACGAGATCACGGAGAACCTGATGAACATCAAGAAGGTGCAGAAGACACAGGTGAAGTGCCGCAAG GTCCTGACCAAGATGAAGCAGCAGGGGCATGAGACCTCCCGCTGGCCGGAGACTGAGGAGATGCCACCAGGAGGCAGTGGCTCCTGGAGGGATGACCTCCAAAAGGAGCTGAGTGACATATG GTCCGCCGTGCATTTGCTGGAGAACTCCTTTGATGGCTTCACCATGTCCGCAGGGGGCTGCCCCAGGGCCTGGAACCTCAGGG GCTACAAGGAGCACCGATGCCTGAGCCCTCCGTTCCCCTCCTGGGACTCGGACTCAGACTCAGACCAGAACCCTTCCCAGCCACCGTTCAACAAGAGCCACTCCTTCCCACCTG CCTGA
- the CCDC159 gene encoding coiled-coil domain-containing protein 159 isoform X6 has translation MCDPLLAGLPQDPDYSLPCSSSPLPSNVCVPANGKCDKYWDSSSDKTLDYTIHWSRTPEPEILGPAASENTVRSIDWRPGRDSGPQSCGSPLIQSPDSQEQCNDQDLKKHQSIAKKPLEASSPKVKVKSTMMIPDSQKHLRCELESLKSQLQAQTKAFEFLNHSVTMLEKESCLQQIKIQQLEVSSAEVLSPMSRQAEKERHKWGVEQGRQELYGALAQGLQGLQRTLRDSEEVQRARTTRCLQLLAQEIRDRLHCPLSKKFLWEELELVREEVTFIYQKLQAQEDEITENLMNIKKVQKTQVKCRKVLTKMKQQGHETSRWPETEEMPPGGSGSWRDDLQKELSDIWSAVHLLENSFDGFTMSAGGCPRAWNLRGYKEHRCLSPPFPSWDSDSDSDQNPSQPPFNKSHSFPPA, from the exons ATGTG CGACCCTCTCCTGGCTGGCCTACCCCAGGACCCTGACtactctctgccctgctcctcaTCTCCCTTGCCCTCCAACGTGTGTGTGCCTGCTAACGGGAAGTGTGACAAGTACTGGG ACTCTTCCTCAGACAAGACCTTGGACTATACAATTCACTGGTCCAGGACCCCAGAGCCAGAGATCTTGGGGCCAGCTGCTTCTGAGAACACAGTGCGGAGTATAGACTGGAGGCCTGGGAGGGACTCAGGGCCTCAGTCGTGTGGGTCTCCTCTCATCCAGAGCCCAGACTCACAGGAGCAGTGTAATGACCAGGACCTGAAGAAGCATCAGAGCATCGCTAAG AAGCCCTTGGAGGCCAGCTCTCCCAAAGTCAAAG TTAAGTCCACCATGATGATTCCTGACTCCCAGAAGCACCTGCGATGCGAGCTGGAGTCACTCAAGAGCCAGCTACAGGCCCAGACCAAG GCTTTCGAGTTCCTAAACCACTCCGTGACTATGTTGGAGAAGGAGAGCTGCCTGCAGCAAATCAAGATCCAACAGCTTGAAG TCTCATCTGCAGAGGTGCTGAGCCCCATGAGCCGCCAGGCAGAGAAGGAGCGACACAAGTGGGGCGTGGAGCAGGGACGGCAGGAGCTGTATGGGGCCCTGGCTCAAGGCCTGCAAGGGCTACAGAGGACCCTGCGTGACAGTGAGGAGGTACAGAGGGCCCGCACCACTCGCTGTCTGCAGCTGCTGGCCCAGGAGATCCGGGACAG GCTGCACTGTCCCCTCAGCAAGAAGTTCCTGTGGGAGGAGCTGGAACTGGTGCGGGAGGAGGTGACCTTCATCTATCAGAAGCTCC AGGCTCAGGAGGACGAGATCACGGAGAACCTGATGAACATCAAGAAGGTGCAGAAGACACAGGTGAAGTGCCGCAAG GTCCTGACCAAGATGAAGCAGCAGGGGCATGAGACCTCCCGCTGGCCGGAGACTGAGGAGATGCCACCAGGAGGCAGTGGCTCCTGGAGGGATGACCTCCAAAAGGAGCTGAGTGACATATG GTCCGCCGTGCATTTGCTGGAGAACTCCTTTGATGGCTTCACCATGTCCGCAGGGGGCTGCCCCAGGGCCTGGAACCTCAGGG GCTACAAGGAGCACCGATGCCTGAGCCCTCCGTTCCCCTCCTGGGACTCGGACTCAGACTCAGACCAGAACCCTTCCCAGCCACCGTTCAACAAGAGCCACTCCTTCCCACCTG CCTGA